TCATGAGcatttctatttttattatgcCTCAACAGATTTAAACTCtaccaaaaaaaatgaaattatacatatgtataaatgtatatatgtatgtatatagacgcatattttattttataattatttttttttttttttttttttcttacattttttatattaaatgtgttaaaaaaattcaCTTTACGAATTTTCAAATATTCTTTATGTAGATTCTTCCATAAGTGggatatatttatttcttccTTCTTGTAAACATGTATACCTTCATACAGCTACgacaaaaataaaaacatataaatataaatataaataaatatatatatatatatatatatttttattttttacatttttgtttatagggaatatataattatttggCACATTCtcaatataatttataaatgtataaCCTCCAATTGCTTCTGGGATTTTAAAAAGCATATTTTCTGTCtataaaataatagaaataataaaataaattatttaaagtatatatttttaaatatgtaaaggaaataataagtacatgaatatatatatatatatatatatattataatttatttattacttttataatatcCTCATCGATTTGTTGGTCATCCAAATTTACATATACTTTTTTCTCCATCATCCTGAGaattaatatttacataatataaaattaatcgaacattataaaatatacatttatatatatgtatatatatatatatttttttttttttactttgtatatttgttgtatattatattataattcataATGTTGTTATCTTCCTTTTTCGATACATATTTAAACCGAAATGTAGGAAGTTCATCTGCtgaattatttatttctataaGATTATGACActcattattattatttaaaacattgttatttatattatatgatgGATCCTCTATTTTATTGCAATTTATGTTGGTATCTTTGTCTgctaaaaaaaaaatattacacGAAGAACAtaacttatatatatatatatatatatatatatatatatatgtgtatatatttaattttcataattgtaaaaaaaaattattcattttttttttttttttaccttCGTCATCTTCCTCTACCCAAATGAATTTCTCCTGATCCTCAGATATATCCGATTTTTTCtacacaaaaaaataaaataaaatgataatatataattaaattactttaatatatatatatatatatattaccctatatttttgaatcttttcaaaaacatttttctgttttcttttcatattaGCTTTATTCGTAGGTATAATTAAATCTGAGTACTCCTTTGGAATATTTAAAACTTTTTCTTGTTCTccttttgtttttattaaatttgtttgtcttcttttttctttcaaGAGTTTTAAAATGGactttttatttccttCCTCAACctatgaaaatatatatatatatatatatatatgtgtatataattatgtattttatatatacaagTCCATTTTAATCATAtttgtaattatatatatatatatataatatttaattttttatttattacatttGTATAGTTAAAATGTTTATGTTTAAGtaaataattatacatatacattAGAGCAAAGTGAAAATAATTCACCTTCTCAATTGTGTTTCTTAATTCTTTTCTGTCACTTTCCTTCCTCTTTGTATAAACCTTGCACatctataaaaatatatatatgtatatatatatatatatatatatatattttttttttttttttggtttaTGCATACACGTGTgtatgaaaataaaatatattattcatatgttagattcaaatatatagaCAAATAAGcataaaaagaaattattttttatttttcatacGTTGTAAAATCCAATCATTAACCTTGTGAAGTCTGAGAAATCAGGCTCACCGGCATATTTCTAAggaattaaaaaaaagataagatagataaataaataaataaataaatatatatatatatatatatatatatgtgtgttttcttttttttttttttttttttgttctaCTTGTAGAAAACGTTTGcacttatttttttgataacACGATCTACACGTCTGAAGcgaaaaataaataaaaattaaataatattaaggagatatatacaataatatatatatatatatatatatatatatatatatatatttatttatttatttatgcttttatatttttacaataatttctgatatattaaaaaagtGTCTCATTCGTTTTGAAGAATTAACGATTTTTTTTGGAGAAATGGCAGTTTCGATTAAAACActaagaaaaataaaataaaataaaaacatgtatatatatatatatatttatttatttatttgttcatatttCCATTACGTGTTTTTATCCTTGAGTATGACTGGACACtctaattttataatttcttcaaaaattttgattttttcattttttagTTCCTGGTTGtctttatttaaataattcaaGAAATCTTTAAGTTCAAGTCCTATGCTTGAAAACCATATGGATTTCTTCAActatacaaataaaaataaaaataaaaataaaaataaaaaccacacacataatatatataaacacCAACGTGTGAAAGTGTATTTTCcatatttgttttttattattttttattattttttattatttttctctACTTGAACTTTATTCTTAGGATCAGTACAGGCGCAACATATGATAGCGaatttttcaaaatttGATAAAAAGTTTATACAATTATTCAACAATAATTGTTCATCTTTTATTATCTGAACATTATTTAACAACaaattttcattattttttatctcaaaattatttataacCACTCGACTATAAAAAAATGCTTTTCTTAACTTGTGTAGATTATTGTATTTTATGATGTGGTTATTAATTACattcatcattttttttttttttttttttttttttttgccTTTTCTTCTCTATTCTTTTTCACGgcattataataacaaatatgtgcaaaatttttacataaacatttaataaatataaaatattaatatatatatatatatatatatatattatatatattgtttattattattattattattattttaatgtttatatttttggggttctctaaaaaaaaaatgttctccctttcttttttctcacatttttaaagactacatatttttagcttatatataaatgtaataatatatatatataatataatatttactttaaaataatattaatataaacttatatttattttacatattttatatatttttttttttttctatatatttatatataggtAGGTAATATAAGAAGGAAGAACTAATATTATAACTGttctttaatatatatatatatatatatatatattaatatatatatttaatatatatatttaatatatataataatattatacatttgAACTACCAAAATAAGTATGCATTTTcttaattttatatatagttaaaaaatatatacatattttataaatagaagtattgtaattattatttttatttttttttctttaattattttataattatgttatcttatttttttgtataatccttatataattgttttggtttttatttatgaaaaattaaatatgtaactataagatatatttttacatatttttatatatttatattttatatgttattatataaaagaatacTTATTGTGACCATTactttattaatatatatatatatatatatatatatatatttatatttatattgatatacttatttatatcaacCTACATACTTCCTTATattaaatacaaataatgCTTTAATGGATATAATTGAACTAATTGAAAAAAGGaaattcaaatatatagaaaaaaatgtaaaattaaaaaagctgcaaaatttttttttctgtttttTAAGATATAACAATTTGTATAAAGGCAAACACAAATACgtaaataaaatatggagacgtttaataaatgagaataattattttaataagTGCAAGGAATTTTCCTTTGTTaattttcaatatatttgtgAATTTGTATTAAATGTAGTATCAAAGGAAATAAATACTTGTccatatgaaaaaaaaaaaaaaaaatatatatatatatataacgAAATAGatcaaaatgaaaataatacaaaCATTAATAAGATTGTgcacatttttttaatgcAATTTTTCAGAGTTATAGAATATCATGAACATGATGTTTTAACAA
This region of Plasmodium gaboni strain SY75 chromosome 12, whole genome shotgun sequence genomic DNA includes:
- a CDS encoding hypothetical protein (conserved Plasmodium protein, unknown function); this translates as MMNVINNHIIKYNNLHKLRKAFFYSRVVINNFEIKNNENLLLNNVQIIKDEQLLLNNCINFLSNFEKFAIICCACTDPKNKVQLKKSIWFSSIGLELKDFLNYLNKDNQELKNEKIKIFEEIIKLECPVILKDKNTVLIETAISPKKIVNSSKRMRHFFNISEIITCRSCYQKNKCKRFLQKYAGEPDFSDFTRLMIGFYNMCKVYTKRKESDRKELRNTIEKVNYFHFALMYMYNYLLKHKHFNYTNVEEGNKKSILKLLKEKRRQTNLIKTKGEQEKVLNIPKEYSDLIIPTNKANMKRKQKNVFEKIQKYRKKSDISEDQEKFIWVEEDDEADKDTNINCNKIEDPSYNINNNVLNNNNECHNLIEINNSADELPTFRFKYVSKKEDNNIMNYNIIYNKYTKMMEKKVYVNLDDQQIDEDIIKTENMLFKIPEAIGGYTFINYIENVPNNYIFPINKNLYEGIHVYKKEEINISHLWKNLHKEYLKIRKVNFFNTFNIKNSLNLLRHNKNRNAHDQQKEEKNDDIIELKDDLTSFEEYICNQKKEKNKQIKKDKYKKLKEYVSTYNSCDDKIKDDEDERFEYFKKLKNQNEGCEENIELKDQINSVYNNIDIEDEEGRFYKHTYNIRRKLNEEQNDAKGVTVADIQEEKKSLIENHKKELRERSYYICKHVKFPELKKNEGANKIKNRNKILKDELEKYIKPTKRDKKTNISYGLKEDTIKAHSLHKGADSLKHFIKKEKKKSYKKNEKMSEENI